From Hippea alviniae EP5-r, the proteins below share one genomic window:
- a CDS encoding ABC transporter ATP-binding protein, whose amino-acid sequence MVCNINIEEAYYDDKKVLEDIRLNVKKGDVWAIVGESGAGKTTLARIISGMWRFYPLRFEGEVSIDEDTGLIPQNITDSLDPLFKIREQLLEIESDLDKIKETLRKVGFEDVEYVLDSYPHNLSGGMRQRVLIAAALLKSKIILADEFTSALDSMTKMKVVNLLKELNRTDNITLIFITHDVEMLAFDGKLVVLFDGKIVEMGSIEEIKLAPTHPYTRFLFGSVPKIDMHYKDFRFSEIEAKREYACPFYLNCPKAEEKCKTEQPPLKERNDRFVRCHF is encoded by the coding sequence ATGGTATGTAATATAAACATAGAAGAAGCCTATTACGATGATAAGAAGGTTCTTGAAGATATACGGCTAAATGTGAAAAAGGGTGATGTGTGGGCTATAGTTGGAGAATCAGGTGCAGGTAAAACCACACTTGCAAGAATAATCAGTGGAATGTGGCGATTTTACCCATTGAGATTTGAAGGAGAAGTATCAATAGATGAAGATACAGGCCTGATTCCACAGAATATTACAGACTCCTTAGATCCACTCTTTAAGATAAGAGAGCAGCTTCTTGAGATAGAAAGTGATTTAGATAAGATTAAAGAGACGCTTAGAAAGGTTGGTTTTGAAGATGTTGAGTATGTGCTTGACTCATACCCACATAACCTAAGTGGTGGTATGAGACAAAGGGTTCTTATAGCTGCTGCGCTTTTGAAGTCTAAAATTATACTGGCAGATGAGTTTACAAGTGCTCTTGACAGCATGACGAAAATGAAGGTTGTAAATCTCCTAAAAGAGCTAAACAGAACAGACAATATTACGCTTATATTCATAACACATGATGTTGAGATGTTGGCATTTGATGGTAAACTTGTTGTTCTGTTTGACGGTAAAATCGTTGAGATGGGCAGCATAGAAGAGATAAAACTTGCTCCAACTCACCCATATACGCGTTTTTTATTTGGTTCTGTTCCCAAGATTGATATGCATTATAAAGATTTTAGGTTTAGCGAAATAGAAGCAAAAAGGGAGTATGCCTGTCCTTTCTATTTAAACTGCCCTAAAGCAGAAGAGAAGTGCAAAACAGAACAACCACCACTGAAAGAGAGAAACGACAGGTTTGTAAGATGTCATTTCTGA
- the purE gene encoding 5-(carboxyamino)imidazole ribonucleotide mutase yields MRVAIVAGSVSDKEIMDAAKGVLDEYEIENKTFITSAHRSPNLTKEVAEIIDREFDAAIVIAGLSAALPGVIAAHTQKPVLGVPVASDLLGLDALFSIAQMPRGVPVATFGIGKKGAKNAALFVLRMLALNNEKLREELKRRSKQEEDELRKLNGM; encoded by the coding sequence ATGAGAGTTGCTATTGTTGCTGGAAGCGTTTCGGATAAAGAGATAATGGATGCTGCAAAGGGTGTGCTTGATGAGTATGAAATAGAGAACAAGACATTTATAACTTCTGCGCATAGGTCTCCAAATTTAACAAAAGAAGTGGCAGAGATAATAGATAGGGAGTTTGATGCGGCTATAGTGATTGCTGGCCTTTCAGCTGCCTTACCTGGCGTTATAGCTGCCCACACTCAAAAACCTGTTCTTGGTGTGCCGGTTGCAAGTGATTTGCTTGGACTTGATGCACTGTTTTCTATAGCTCAAATGCCAAGAGGCGTTCCTGTTGCGACATTTGGAATAGGCAAAAAGGGAGCAAAAAATGCCGCTCTGTTTGTTTTAAGAATGCTTGCTTTGAATAACGAGAAGTTAAGAGAAGAGCTTAAGAGAAGGTCGAAGCAGGAAGAAGATGAGTTAAGAAAACTCAATGGTATGTAA
- a CDS encoding methyl-accepting chemotaxis protein: MKENSKTANAIRKLSKGVVKSSFVSTATIESFKIIANDIEFLEDQMKTFSASLEEMEGNLKGMATNVSKINSDFEEFNLNINDISNRVMERNEEVENRKSEVDEFVASIKGLTTITQNINKAASSISDIAKQTNLLALNAAIEAARVGEAGKGFAVVADEIKKLANKTDNITDNIQEILYDFNAKLMSTVEKVESVKEFLDELRKDFNDFAEIFLKINEKSNDIAESLNENSLAINEHAEVIDDLTARIVKIYELLSTIIKIVNTLQDANVKIEQLIKL, encoded by the coding sequence ATGAAGGAGAATAGCAAGACTGCAAACGCCATACGAAAGCTATCGAAGGGTGTTGTAAAAAGCTCATTTGTTTCAACAGCAACAATCGAGAGCTTTAAAATAATAGCAAACGACATTGAGTTTTTAGAAGACCAGATGAAGACATTTTCTGCATCGTTGGAAGAGATGGAAGGCAACCTAAAGGGTATGGCAACGAATGTCTCAAAAATCAACAGCGACTTTGAAGAGTTTAATCTCAATATAAACGATATCTCAAACAGGGTAATGGAGCGCAACGAAGAAGTTGAAAATAGGAAGAGTGAAGTTGATGAGTTTGTCGCAAGCATCAAGGGTTTAACGACGATAACACAGAATATAAACAAAGCCGCAAGCAGTATATCTGATATTGCAAAACAGACGAATCTTCTTGCCTTGAATGCTGCCATTGAGGCTGCAAGGGTAGGTGAAGCCGGTAAGGGTTTTGCCGTCGTTGCAGACGAGATTAAAAAGCTTGCAAATAAGACAGACAATATAACGGATAATATTCAGGAGATTCTTTACGATTTTAACGCAAAGCTGATGTCAACCGTTGAGAAAGTCGAATCTGTTAAAGAGTTTCTCGATGAGTTGAGAAAGGATTTTAATGACTTTGCTGAGATATTCTTAAAAATAAATGAGAAGTCAAATGATATAGCAGAGTCGTTGAATGAAAACAGTCTTGCTATAAATGAGCATGCAGAAGTTATAGATGATTTGACAGCAAGAATCGTAAAGATTTATGAGCTTTTGAGCACAATTATAAAGATTGTCAATACGCTTCAGGATGCCAATGTCAAGATAGAACAGTTGATAAAACTTTAG
- a CDS encoding MBL fold metallo-hydrolase: MEYCTKSNADVDIENGELLYDDGEHKFVWLGWGRLEDGLIQTNQYLIVHGKKGTLLDPGGIHIFPKVVSNVTKYIDLDDIEYIFFSHQDPDVSSGIPMWLSVTNANVYISELWVRFLPHFGITDLSRIKGLPDSGGRVGELEVIPAHFLHAPGNLIVFDPISKILFNGDIGAAVFSDTNKYLFVDKDNFNSHINLMEGFHKRYMASSNACRYYVNKIRSLAPKMLAPQHGAVFRFEAVDMFLNWLNNLKCGADIIDEISR; encoded by the coding sequence ATGGAATACTGCACGAAGTCAAATGCCGATGTGGATATAGAGAATGGTGAATTATTATATGATGATGGAGAGCATAAGTTTGTCTGGCTTGGGTGGGGCAGGCTTGAAGATGGACTGATTCAGACAAACCAGTATCTGATAGTTCACGGTAAAAAGGGAACTCTGCTTGATCCAGGTGGTATTCACATATTTCCAAAGGTTGTCTCGAATGTTACGAAGTATATAGATTTAGACGACATAGAGTATATATTCTTCTCACATCAAGACCCAGATGTCAGCTCTGGTATTCCTATGTGGCTTTCTGTTACCAATGCAAATGTTTACATATCAGAGCTTTGGGTAAGATTCTTGCCGCATTTTGGAATTACGGACTTGTCAAGAATAAAGGGTTTGCCTGACTCTGGTGGAAGGGTTGGAGAGCTTGAAGTTATACCAGCTCATTTCCTTCATGCTCCTGGCAATCTTATAGTGTTTGACCCTATCTCTAAGATTCTGTTTAATGGAGACATAGGTGCTGCAGTATTTAGCGATACAAACAAGTATCTGTTTGTTGATAAGGATAACTTCAACAGTCATATAAATTTAATGGAAGGGTTCCATAAACGATATATGGCATCTTCTAACGCATGCAGATACTATGTGAATAAAATTAGAAGCCTTGCACCAAAGATGCTTGCACCACAGCACGGAGCTGTCTTTAGATTTGAAGCTGTCGATATGTTCCTGAATTGGTTGAATAATCTCAAATGCGGTGCTGATATAATAGACGAGATAAGCAGGTGA
- a CDS encoding glutamate decarboxylase, which translates to MLSRKRRKRGAKVSATYANRAFSEPIPKYEIPNNGIGPDVAYQLIHDEMNLDGNPFLNLASFVTTWMEPQAEKLIMETINKNLVDQEEYPQTGVIQERVVNMLAKLFNAPEKNDYVGTSTIGSSEAIMLGLLAHKWSWRKRREKEGKDTTKPNLVVGADVHVVWEKFAKYFDVELRLVPMEHGRYTMDVEMTKELIDENTICVGAVLGTTFTGQIDPIKEINEMLVDLKSAKGLDIPIHVDAASGGFIVPFLYPNMEWDFRLNQVKSINVSGHKYGLVYPGVGWLIFKDKEFLPEDLIFYVNYLGSEEATYTLNFSRNSAMVIAQYYNMLRLGKSGYKAIMKTCMENAKYVAKEIRKMSVFKLTHEDLKLPVVTFYSIDNEISVYEVSRKLRERDWIVPAYNLPKNAEDMHILRVVVKENFSRDMADMLIGDLKRAVDTIKGECIVRAPQKKKSSQIHNKIC; encoded by the coding sequence ATGCTTTCAAGAAAAAGAAGAAAAAGAGGAGCCAAAGTCTCTGCTACTTATGCTAACAGGGCGTTTTCAGAGCCAATACCAAAATATGAGATACCAAATAATGGGATAGGGCCAGATGTGGCCTATCAACTTATACATGATGAGATGAATCTTGACGGTAATCCTTTTTTGAATTTGGCTTCATTTGTTACTACGTGGATGGAACCACAGGCGGAAAAGTTGATAATGGAGACGATAAACAAAAATTTGGTTGACCAAGAAGAGTATCCCCAAACAGGCGTAATTCAAGAGAGAGTAGTTAATATGTTAGCTAAACTATTTAATGCTCCAGAAAAAAATGACTATGTTGGAACATCTACAATAGGCTCTTCTGAAGCGATAATGCTTGGGCTTTTAGCTCATAAGTGGAGTTGGAGAAAAAGAAGAGAGAAGGAAGGTAAAGATACAACAAAGCCCAATCTGGTAGTTGGTGCTGATGTCCATGTTGTGTGGGAGAAGTTTGCTAAGTACTTTGATGTTGAGCTTAGGCTTGTTCCTATGGAGCATGGAAGATATACAATGGATGTTGAAATGACAAAAGAACTGATAGATGAAAATACGATATGTGTTGGAGCTGTACTTGGAACTACGTTCACAGGTCAGATAGATCCAATAAAAGAGATAAACGAGATGCTGGTGGATTTAAAGAGTGCTAAAGGTTTAGATATACCGATACATGTTGATGCTGCAAGTGGTGGGTTTATAGTGCCATTTTTATATCCTAATATGGAATGGGATTTCAGATTGAATCAGGTGAAATCTATAAATGTATCTGGTCATAAATATGGTTTGGTATATCCTGGTGTGGGTTGGCTAATATTTAAGGATAAAGAATTTTTACCAGAAGATTTAATATTTTATGTTAATTATCTTGGAAGTGAAGAAGCAACTTACACACTAAACTTTTCGAGAAATAGTGCTATGGTGATAGCACAATACTACAATATGCTAAGGTTGGGCAAGAGCGGGTATAAAGCCATAATGAAAACATGCATGGAAAATGCAAAATATGTTGCAAAAGAGATAAGAAAGATGAGTGTTTTTAAGCTAACTCATGAAGACTTGAAACTTCCTGTTGTAACTTTCTACTCCATTGATAATGAGATAAGCGTGTATGAAGTTTCAAGAAAGCTAAGAGAGAGGGATTGGATAGTGCCAGCTTATAATTTACCTAAGAATGCCGAAGATATGCATATCTTGAGAGTGGTTGTTAAAGAAAACTTTAGTAGGGACATGGCTGATATGTTAATAGGGGATTTGAAAAGAGCAGTTGATACTATAAAGGGTGAGTGTATTGTTAGAGCACCACAAAAAAAGAAAAGTTCCCAGATTCATAACAAAATATGTTAA
- the ldhH gene encoding L-lactate dehydrogenase (quinone) large subunit LdhH, producing the protein MHKRLKEKIENSIKDSVLGNNLETFYHNYKEAQIKAYKGLSFQKLREEVSSLRIRNADKIGELFEKFKKEVEKTGAKVYQAENSVDACEYILSVCKKHNAEHVVKSKSMTAEEIGLNKYLESNGVKLVETDLGEWIIQLAGETPSHMIMPAIHKNRQQVAKLFKQHLNVEVDEDDIEGMVSIARNYLREFYFRAKVGISGANVAVAETGTIGIVTNEGNGRLVTTIPPVHIVVLGYEKLVGSFDDALKILKVLPKNATGQVMSVYVSWIKGALNSLASESGKKELHFVFVDNGRLNYLNNSILKEAFKCIRCGSCANVCPVYGVVGGHVFGKIYTGPIGLILTTLYHPTGDTKDLLSLCAGCKTCNDICPAKVDIQGLIEKLNVGLAEQYGINPAKKFLFSSILSKPVNLKGAAKIGSLILKTSRQDKLLPDKYNFRKLPEISKKTFSERFKKEIKNPKNPEKRVFFYPGCAIEFLYPDVGISMAKLLVRMNIAIDIPTSSVCCGFPALHSGDKESAKKSVIKALEYMNTPSDYDSYVVLCPTCGSMIKKFPDMVADIPEIYRVSNQIVSKLRMFSEFIKDLGVKVKADKNKKFTYHTPCHQIRGFGFSADSFLRKILEDAFVELPDSDRCCGFGGSFSIDHPEISASILDKKIKSIKSTNVNVVVTECPGCMIQIKGGIEKRDLPIEVIHISELFEKYIFISK; encoded by the coding sequence ATGCACAAGAGATTAAAAGAGAAAATAGAAAATTCTATAAAAGATAGTGTTCTTGGTAATAATCTTGAAACATTTTATCATAATTACAAGGAAGCCCAAATCAAAGCGTATAAGGGTTTAAGTTTTCAAAAGCTTAGAGAAGAAGTATCGAGCCTGAGAATTAGGAATGCGGATAAAATCGGTGAACTGTTTGAAAAGTTTAAGAAAGAAGTTGAAAAGACAGGTGCTAAGGTTTATCAAGCCGAAAACTCGGTCGATGCCTGCGAATACATTCTAAGCGTTTGCAAGAAGCACAATGCGGAGCATGTTGTAAAGTCAAAATCTATGACTGCCGAAGAGATAGGCTTAAATAAATATTTAGAAAGCAATGGAGTGAAACTTGTCGAAACCGACTTAGGAGAATGGATTATACAGCTTGCAGGAGAAACCCCTTCGCATATGATTATGCCAGCAATACACAAAAATAGGCAGCAAGTAGCTAAATTGTTTAAACAACATCTGAATGTAGAAGTAGATGAGGATGATATAGAAGGAATGGTTAGTATAGCGAGAAATTATTTAAGGGAGTTCTACTTTAGGGCTAAGGTGGGAATAAGCGGTGCAAATGTGGCAGTAGCGGAGACAGGAACTATAGGAATAGTCACCAATGAAGGGAACGGAAGACTCGTCACTACCATACCACCAGTTCATATAGTGGTACTGGGATACGAAAAATTAGTTGGAAGTTTTGATGATGCTTTGAAAATCCTAAAGGTTTTGCCGAAGAATGCTACTGGTCAAGTTATGTCTGTTTATGTTAGTTGGATAAAGGGGGCTTTGAACTCTTTAGCTTCCGAAAGTGGAAAAAAAGAGCTACATTTTGTATTTGTTGATAATGGTAGGTTAAATTATTTGAATAATTCTATACTTAAAGAGGCGTTCAAATGTATAAGGTGTGGTTCTTGTGCCAATGTGTGTCCTGTTTATGGAGTTGTAGGAGGGCATGTTTTTGGGAAGATTTATACAGGTCCCATAGGTCTTATACTTACAACTTTGTATCACCCTACGGGTGATACAAAGGACCTTCTTAGTCTGTGTGCTGGTTGTAAAACTTGTAATGATATATGTCCAGCAAAAGTGGATATTCAAGGTTTGATAGAGAAACTCAATGTAGGTTTAGCAGAGCAATATGGAATAAATCCTGCAAAAAAGTTTCTCTTCTCTTCAATTTTATCTAAACCTGTGAATTTAAAGGGTGCAGCTAAGATAGGAAGCTTGATTTTAAAAACATCAAGGCAGGATAAACTGCTTCCAGATAAGTATAACTTTAGGAAATTGCCGGAAATAAGCAAAAAGACATTTAGTGAAAGGTTCAAAAAGGAGATAAAAAACCCAAAGAATCCAGAAAAAAGAGTGTTTTTTTATCCTGGGTGTGCCATAGAATTTTTGTATCCTGATGTAGGTATATCGATGGCTAAGTTGTTGGTTAGAATGAATATAGCTATTGATATACCTACATCAAGCGTATGTTGTGGATTTCCGGCTTTGCATTCAGGAGATAAAGAAAGTGCAAAAAAGAGCGTAATAAAGGCTTTAGAATATATGAATACTCCTTCTGATTACGATAGTTATGTAGTGTTGTGTCCGACATGTGGCTCTATGATAAAAAAGTTTCCAGATATGGTGGCCGATATACCAGAGATTTATAGAGTTTCTAATCAGATAGTGAGTAAACTGAGGATGTTCTCAGAGTTTATTAAAGATTTAGGAGTGAAAGTAAAAGCAGATAAAAATAAGAAATTCACTTATCATACTCCATGTCATCAAATTAGGGGCTTTGGGTTTTCTGCTGATAGTTTTTTGCGTAAGATATTGGAAGATGCGTTTGTTGAGTTGCCAGATTCAGATAGATGTTGCGGTTTTGGTGGTAGTTTTTCTATAGACCATCCTGAAATATCGGCATCTATCCTTGACAAAAAAATAAAAAGCATAAAGTCTACAAATGTTAATGTTGTTGTAACGGAGTGTCCAGGATGCATGATTCAGATAAAAGGTGGGATAGAAAAGAGAGATTTGCCAATAGAGGTAATACATATCTCAGAGCTGTTTGAAAAATATATTTTTATATCAAAATAA
- a CDS encoding LutC/YkgG family protein — MEEIELFMEFSKLVGNDNKIVERVDVGSILEKNHYDFIHIPSLNLESIKIVEKEGIDRTIVEACLGIAETGSVVLCEDSEEYRRATALCDDLHVILPASRIVRRMEDAASILKDITSKDGGSYAVFITGASRTADIEMFLTLGVHGPKSMKIFIVKDL; from the coding sequence ATGGAAGAAATTGAGCTGTTTATGGAATTCTCAAAACTTGTTGGCAATGATAATAAGATAGTGGAAAGAGTAGATGTGGGTAGTATTTTGGAAAAGAATCATTATGATTTTATACATATACCTTCCTTGAATTTGGAATCAATAAAAATTGTTGAAAAAGAAGGCATAGACAGAACCATAGTTGAGGCGTGTTTGGGTATAGCTGAAACTGGAAGCGTGGTTCTGTGCGAGGATTCAGAGGAGTATAGAAGGGCTACAGCTTTGTGTGATGATTTACATGTTATCTTACCTGCGTCTCGTATCGTGAGAAGAATGGAGGATGCAGCCAGTATTTTAAAAGATATAACTTCAAAAGATGGTGGTTCTTATGCTGTTTTTATAACAGGAGCAAGTAGAACGGCCGATATAGAGATGTTTTTAACTCTGGGTGTTCATGGTCCTAAATCTATGAAAATTTTTATAGTTAAAGATTTGTGA
- a CDS encoding (Fe-S)-binding protein: MILSLKKIVKELKELEELTLQCMKCGICQSVCPLYEKDRLEQSVSRGKISLIEAIYEGRLDSLKGAIKYLDYCILCGRCKRFCPSSVKTDEIFVGAKSVLRRIDKLPVSQKIFLKTAMNRPNFVESIQPTVSVGMRLISSKLDESTRKLKIPIEINVKNIKSVSFTKMYGGLNKAKNEKMRVIFYPGCAINYVYTSWGEAIVETLKMFKVSVYVPKVNNCCGIPAATMGDMDLYKTMVERNFDWFDSINDADYIITACPTCQWGLSDLGVRVTDRKIRQRMIDVLVFLKEVLNVKINPNSENSTLHVPCHYEHSKDSVMIDFLKESVSKNLKPLKNQSCCGFGGTFRLKHNKTSREVGSKKLNEIKRYDVLYTPCPGCVMQFTDLVSENSLNVEVKHPIETIYKQLLKERLNGRN; this comes from the coding sequence ATGATTCTTTCGCTTAAAAAAATAGTTAAAGAGTTAAAGGAATTAGAAGAACTTACACTTCAGTGCATGAAGTGTGGTATATGTCAGTCTGTTTGCCCGCTTTATGAAAAAGATAGATTGGAGCAATCCGTCTCAAGAGGCAAAATTTCGCTTATTGAGGCTATATACGAAGGTAGGCTAGATAGTCTCAAAGGAGCTATTAAATATTTAGATTATTGCATATTGTGTGGTAGATGCAAAAGATTTTGTCCAAGCAGTGTGAAGACGGATGAGATATTTGTTGGAGCTAAAAGTGTTCTAAGAAGAATAGATAAACTACCAGTGTCTCAAAAGATTTTTCTAAAGACAGCGATGAATAGACCCAATTTTGTAGAGAGTATTCAGCCAACAGTGAGTGTAGGTATGCGTTTGATCTCATCTAAGCTTGATGAAAGCACAAGAAAGCTTAAGATTCCTATAGAGATTAATGTGAAAAACATAAAATCGGTATCGTTCACAAAGATGTATGGTGGATTAAATAAAGCAAAAAATGAAAAAATGAGAGTAATATTCTATCCTGGGTGTGCCATAAACTATGTTTACACTTCATGGGGAGAAGCTATAGTTGAGACTTTAAAGATGTTTAAGGTATCTGTATATGTTCCGAAAGTAAATAACTGTTGTGGAATACCTGCTGCAACTATGGGAGATATGGATTTATATAAAACCATGGTTGAAAGAAATTTCGATTGGTTTGACTCTATAAATGATGCAGATTACATAATAACGGCATGTCCAACATGTCAATGGGGTTTGTCCGATTTAGGAGTTAGGGTTACAGACAGAAAGATAAGGCAGAGAATGATAGATGTGCTTGTCTTTTTAAAAGAGGTGTTGAATGTAAAAATAAACCCTAACAGTGAAAATTCTACCCTGCATGTGCCGTGCCATTATGAGCATTCAAAAGATAGTGTAATGATAGATTTTTTGAAAGAAAGTGTTTCAAAGAATCTAAAACCCTTAAAAAATCAGAGTTGTTGTGGGTTCGGAGGGACTTTCAGGCTTAAACATAATAAAACATCAAGAGAGGTCGGAAGTAAAAAGCTGAATGAGATAAAGAGATACGATGTTTTGTATACACCTTGTCCTGGGTGCGTAATGCAGTTTACCGACTTGGTTTCTGAAAACTCATTAAACGTGGAAGTTAAACACCCGATAGAAACTATATACAAGCAGCTACTAAAGGAGAGGTTAAATGGAAGAAATTGA
- a CDS encoding FAD-linked oxidase C-terminal domain-containing protein, with protein sequence MKKSIVKDFENIVGKEHCFTNPLDLSFYSYDAYPERPIFPDIVVQPTNYEQVEKIVKLCNKASIPLTVRGAGTNLSGGSVPVKGGCVLLTTALDRIIEINTEDLYAIVQAGVVTQKLADAVAEKGLLYPPDPASMKVSTIGGNVAENSGGLRALKYGVTSNYLMGVKFFDSDGNFVAGGGKPVKLVSGFNLPGLMLSSEGLFGVMVEFILKLIPPPEAKKTMLVYYSDIIKASETVSKIIASRILPATLEILDNFTIRTVEKFHRIGLPTSADAILLIEIDGHPAAIEDEYKKIYKICRSLKGEVHIARTEEERDKLWQARRDALSSLALLRPTLILEDATVPRSKVPEMMQLIRKISKKYEIIIGTFGHAGDGNLHPTILTDKRDKKEMKRVKAAIDEIFEETLKLDGTLSGEHGIGIAKSKYLEREIGLDTIKFMRKLKNGIDEKGIFNPGKVLR encoded by the coding sequence ATTAAAAAGAGTATTGTAAAAGATTTTGAGAATATAGTGGGAAAAGAGCACTGTTTTACAAATCCTTTGGATCTCTCTTTTTATAGCTATGATGCTTATCCTGAAAGGCCTATTTTTCCAGATATTGTGGTCCAGCCTACAAATTATGAGCAAGTTGAGAAGATAGTAAAGCTGTGCAACAAAGCTTCTATACCGCTAACAGTGAGAGGTGCTGGAACAAATCTGAGCGGCGGTAGTGTTCCTGTGAAAGGTGGATGTGTTTTATTAACCACAGCGTTGGATAGAATAATAGAAATAAATACCGAAGACTTATATGCAATAGTGCAAGCTGGCGTGGTAACACAAAAATTAGCAGATGCAGTTGCCGAGAAAGGCTTGCTTTATCCTCCAGACCCGGCAAGCATGAAAGTTTCTACTATCGGTGGAAATGTTGCAGAGAATTCTGGTGGGCTTAGAGCTTTAAAATACGGCGTTACAAGTAACTATCTTATGGGCGTTAAATTTTTTGATTCAGATGGCAACTTTGTTGCTGGAGGTGGGAAACCCGTTAAGCTGGTTAGTGGCTTTAACTTGCCCGGTTTGATGCTGTCATCTGAAGGTCTATTTGGCGTTATGGTAGAGTTTATATTAAAGCTTATTCCGCCACCTGAAGCTAAAAAGACAATGCTTGTATATTATTCGGATATAATAAAAGCATCTGAAACTGTCTCTAAGATTATAGCTTCAAGGATATTACCTGCTACTTTAGAGATTTTGGACAATTTTACCATAAGAACAGTGGAAAAGTTCCACAGAATAGGGCTTCCTACATCGGCCGATGCTATACTGCTTATAGAGATAGATGGTCATCCTGCTGCGATTGAGGATGAATATAAAAAGATTTATAAAATATGCAGATCTTTGAAGGGAGAAGTGCATATAGCCAGAACAGAAGAAGAGAGAGATAAACTATGGCAAGCAAGAAGAGATGCTTTGAGCAGCCTTGCTCTTCTTAGGCCAACTTTGATTTTGGAAGATGCTACTGTACCTCGTAGCAAAGTGCCAGAAATGATGCAACTAATACGAAAGATTTCAAAAAAATACGAAATAATAATAGGAACGTTTGGTCATGCTGGTGATGGAAATCTTCATCCTACCATCCTAACTGACAAAAGGGATAAAAAGGAAATGAAGAGAGTTAAAGCTGCTATAGATGAGATATTTGAGGAGACATTGAAATTAGATGGGACTCTAAGCGGAGAGCACGGCATAGGTATAGCAAAATCTAAGTATTTAGAAAGAGAAATTGGCTTAGACACCATAAAGTTCATGAGAAAATTAAAAAACGGTATAGATGAAAAAGGGATATTCAATCCAGGTAAGGTATTGAGATGA
- a CDS encoding thioredoxin family protein — protein MKQIKELPENGKFVVLFTSDHCPHCKKMEKNLKQIEKKYQEKGIEFYTINISRNQEIALKYNIMSVPFTVFMNGKKLVGKEAGAVSIKAIELELEELIKDGEFVKKIKRLFGFK, from the coding sequence ATGAAACAAATTAAAGAATTACCTGAAAATGGTAAATTTGTTGTGCTTTTCACATCAGACCACTGTCCACACTGCAAAAAGATGGAAAAGAATCTAAAGCAAATAGAAAAGAAATATCAAGAAAAAGGAATAGAGTTTTACACTATCAACATCTCAAGAAATCAGGAGATAGCCTTAAAATACAACATTATGTCAGTTCCCTTCACTGTTTTCATGAATGGTAAAAAGCTTGTTGGTAAGGAAGCGGGAGCCGTATCCATAAAAGCCATAGAGTTAGAACTTGAAGAGCTTATAAAAGATGGAGAGTTCGTCAAAAAGATAAAAAGGCTGTTTGGTTTTAAGTAA